A genomic region of Halobacteriovorax sp. DA5 contains the following coding sequences:
- a CDS encoding DOPA 4,5-dioxygenase family protein: MEITSYHAHLYYDESTYEKALEVIEQVKKLSYVEVGRAHQKEVGPHPRWSCQFLFSPEKLNDMIPWLLENRSGLTVFTHANTGDDYLDHTQNTLWMGEILDLKLSMFKPIK, from the coding sequence ATGGAAATTACATCATATCATGCACACTTATATTACGATGAATCAACTTACGAGAAGGCCCTAGAGGTTATCGAGCAGGTTAAGAAATTAAGTTATGTTGAAGTAGGAAGAGCACATCAAAAAGAAGTAGGGCCTCACCCTCGCTGGAGTTGTCAGTTCTTATTTTCTCCAGAAAAGTTAAATGACATGATTCCTTGGTTACTTGAAAATAGAAGTGGGCTTACCGTTTTTACTCATGCAAATACTGGAGATGATTATCTAGATCATACTCAAAATACGCTATGGATGGGTGAGATCTTAGATCTGAAACTATCTATGTTTAAACCAATAAAATAA
- a CDS encoding hemerythrin domain-containing protein, which produces MTDVLLGEVDGLVEEHQKVSRAFKELIVLSQEVDRVCKNHIDVPKDITNFLIKFWVTLEALTQKEEKYIFPSLIKDIDRRAYEKANEALRTHSKLKTELKVLVDYVLQYKVNENSCELWKELVNRTTEVVTTLEEHLNYEGEIFAQMINSYQIYDGHSVDIVSPSDLKLKIS; this is translated from the coding sequence ATGACCGATGTACTGCTGGGAGAGGTCGATGGCCTCGTGGAAGAACATCAAAAAGTGAGTAGGGCCTTTAAGGAATTAATTGTCCTGTCTCAAGAAGTCGATAGAGTTTGTAAAAACCATATCGATGTGCCAAAGGATATCACCAACTTTTTGATTAAATTCTGGGTAACTCTCGAGGCCCTTACTCAAAAAGAGGAAAAATATATCTTTCCTTCATTAATAAAAGACATTGATAGACGAGCTTATGAAAAGGCGAATGAAGCATTGAGAACTCACTCTAAATTAAAGACTGAACTGAAAGTTCTGGTGGATTATGTTTTACAATACAAAGTTAATGAGAATTCATGTGAGCTTTGGAAAGAGCTTGTTAATCGTACTACCGAAGTTGTTACAACACTTGAGGAGCATTTAAATTACGAAGGTGAGATATTTGCACAGATGATAAATTCTTACCAAATTTATGATGGGCATAGTGTTGATATAGTTTCTCCATCAGATTTAAAGCTTAAAATTAGCTAA
- a CDS encoding hemerythrin domain-containing protein, protein MSKVSNFKDQVAKLVSFHQQIRTEFKSLIILSQAVGESSKGKHGAPSGISEFLLRFWITLEADMQNEERYIFPLILRENCSDAYEYIKEMTNEHLEQEEELRGLIQMVQNYELQEESCPEWENLYLKVRQAVDNLCRHMNYENEVMYSFVSQYENRNGAAV, encoded by the coding sequence GTGAGTAAAGTTTCAAATTTTAAAGATCAGGTGGCCAAGCTTGTTTCTTTTCATCAACAAATTCGTACAGAGTTTAAAAGTCTAATTATTTTATCTCAGGCTGTAGGAGAATCATCAAAAGGTAAGCATGGGGCCCCAAGCGGTATCTCTGAATTTCTTTTGAGGTTTTGGATTACACTTGAAGCGGATATGCAAAATGAAGAGCGATATATTTTTCCTTTAATACTTAGGGAAAATTGTAGCGATGCATATGAGTATATTAAAGAAATGACTAATGAGCATTTGGAACAAGAAGAAGAACTTAGAGGTCTAATTCAAATGGTGCAAAATTATGAACTACAAGAAGAGAGTTGCCCAGAATGGGAGAATCTTTATCTAAAAGTAAGACAGGCCGTTGATAATCTATGCCGACATATGAACTATGAAAATGAAGTTATGTATTCATTTGTTTCGCAATATGAAAATAGAAATGGAGCTGCAGTTTAA
- a CDS encoding LysR family transcriptional regulator, translating into METIKDLSHIYSFIKVAQFRSFTKAADALNVSRSHLSKAVKELEDKLGQPLLKRNTRFIDFTDFGKNYFEICAIHIQEIERFTKQSKESYESTKDKIRISLAGAYGEDIIAPMISNIMMKHPGIEAELEFSTELIDITSHEFDLAIRVTAKKPKKGFAIQIADRKEFVCASPNYLNKFGHPKKPKDLSSHNCLIGNNDTWQFYNEDQKESIKVRGNFKSSNGRAQMNAALQGLGICKLPGVYVLDHIRNKTLLPLLSEYTDQSIPIWAVMPSKKSISPTVKLILQEFGVVFF; encoded by the coding sequence ATGGAAACAATAAAGGATTTAAGTCACATTTATAGTTTTATAAAAGTTGCACAATTTCGATCATTTACGAAAGCAGCAGATGCCCTTAATGTCTCTCGTTCACATTTAAGTAAAGCAGTGAAGGAGCTAGAAGACAAACTTGGGCAACCACTACTAAAAAGAAATACGCGCTTCATTGACTTCACAGACTTCGGTAAAAACTACTTTGAAATATGTGCAATTCATATCCAAGAAATAGAAAGATTTACTAAACAATCTAAAGAGAGCTATGAATCCACTAAAGATAAAATAAGAATCTCTTTGGCCGGAGCATATGGAGAAGATATCATTGCTCCAATGATTTCAAATATCATGATGAAACATCCGGGAATCGAAGCAGAACTTGAGTTCTCTACTGAGCTAATTGATATAACTTCTCATGAGTTTGATCTTGCTATTCGTGTAACAGCTAAAAAGCCAAAGAAAGGTTTTGCTATTCAAATTGCTGATCGTAAAGAATTTGTCTGCGCATCACCAAATTATCTAAATAAGTTTGGACATCCCAAAAAACCAAAAGACCTTAGCTCTCACAATTGTCTCATTGGAAATAATGATACCTGGCAATTCTATAATGAAGATCAAAAAGAAAGTATTAAAGTAAGAGGAAATTTTAAGAGCTCCAATGGACGAGCACAAATGAACGCAGCTCTTCAAGGTCTTGGTATTTGTAAACTACCTGGTGTTTATGTTTTAGATCATATTAGAAATAAGACGTTATTGCCTTTGCTTAGTGAGTACACGGATCAGTCGATTCCGATTTGGGCCGTTATGCCATCAAAGAAATCAATTTCACCGACAGTGAAATTGATCCTTCAAGAATTTGGTGTTGTATTTTTTTAA
- a CDS encoding S-(hydroxymethyl)glutathione dehydrogenase/class III alcohol dehydrogenase, with product MKVKAAVAWGPNEPLKIEEVDLEGPKKGEVLVKMHATGVCHTDAFTLSGADPEGLFPVILGHEGGGVVVEVGEGVTSVEVGDHVIPLYTAECGVCKMCKSGKTNLCSSVRETQGRGLMPDGTSRFSKDGKMIHHYMGTSTFAEYTVVAEVSLAKVSKEAPLDKICLLGCGVTTGIGAVFNTAKVEEGATIAVFGLGGIGLSVLQGAKMAKAGRIIAIDINDDKKEMAMKFGATDFVNPKNYDKPIQDVIVELTDGGVDYSFECVGNVNLMRAALECCHKGWGESIIIGVAGAGQEISTRPFQLVTGRVWRGSAFGGVKGRTELPGYVDRYMSGEINLDDLVTFKLPLEKINEAFDLMHEGKAIRTVIDFNAEG from the coding sequence ATGAAAGTAAAAGCTGCTGTTGCTTGGGGCCCAAATGAGCCACTTAAAATTGAAGAAGTTGATTTAGAAGGACCAAAGAAGGGAGAGGTTCTTGTAAAAATGCATGCTACAGGTGTTTGTCATACTGATGCATTCACTCTTTCTGGAGCAGATCCAGAAGGTCTATTTCCTGTAATTCTTGGTCACGAAGGTGGTGGAGTTGTTGTTGAAGTAGGTGAAGGTGTAACTAGTGTTGAAGTTGGTGATCACGTTATTCCTCTATACACTGCTGAGTGTGGTGTTTGTAAAATGTGTAAATCAGGAAAAACAAATCTTTGTTCTTCTGTTCGTGAGACACAAGGTAGAGGTCTTATGCCAGATGGAACAAGCCGTTTTTCTAAAGATGGAAAAATGATTCATCACTATATGGGAACTTCTACTTTTGCTGAATACACAGTTGTTGCTGAAGTATCTCTTGCAAAAGTTAGTAAAGAAGCTCCTCTAGATAAAATCTGCCTTCTTGGTTGTGGTGTAACAACTGGAATCGGTGCAGTTTTCAATACTGCTAAAGTTGAAGAAGGTGCAACAATTGCAGTATTCGGACTTGGTGGAATTGGGCTATCGGTACTACAAGGTGCAAAGATGGCAAAAGCTGGAAGAATTATTGCTATTGATATTAATGATGATAAGAAAGAAATGGCAATGAAGTTTGGTGCAACTGACTTTGTTAACCCTAAAAATTATGACAAGCCAATTCAAGACGTTATTGTTGAACTTACTGACGGTGGTGTTGATTACTCGTTTGAGTGTGTTGGTAACGTTAATTTAATGAGAGCAGCTCTAGAGTGTTGTCACAAAGGTTGGGGGGAATCAATTATTATTGGTGTCGCAGGTGCAGGTCAAGAAATCAGTACTCGTCCATTCCAACTAGTAACTGGACGTGTTTGGCGTGGTAGTGCTTTTGGTGGTGTAAAGGGGAGAACAGAACTTCCAGGTTATGTTGATCGTTATATGTCAGGCGAAATTAATCTTGATGATCTTGTAACTTTCAAATTACCATTAGAAAAAATCAATGAAGCTTTCGATCTAATGCACGAAGGTAAGGCAATTAGAACTGTTATTGATTTTAATGCTGAAGGTTAA
- the fghA gene encoding S-formylglutathione hydrolase, which produces MSFEKLKSHKSFEGETAFCLHSSKVTKTDMKFSYFKPNTDKIENIIIWLSGLTCTEVNFITKAGAQFHLAKTNTMIVCPDTSPRGLELPGEHDSYDFGSGAGFYLNATTDGYKDDYKMYDYIVNEFVPLLKDAFGNAKLSITGHSMGGHGALVIGLNNPELFHAISAFSPIVNPTQVPWGQKAFTGYLGNDENLWKQYDACELIKSGRTHAKKILIEQGLADEFFEEQLKTKNFEDICAEFNQELTVNYRQGYDHSYYFIASFIEDHLKHLIS; this is translated from the coding sequence ATGAGCTTTGAAAAATTAAAAAGTCATAAATCATTTGAAGGGGAGACAGCATTCTGTCTCCACTCTTCAAAAGTTACAAAGACAGATATGAAGTTTTCATACTTCAAGCCTAATACTGATAAAATTGAAAATATAATCATTTGGTTATCTGGCCTTACATGTACGGAAGTGAATTTCATAACAAAAGCAGGTGCTCAATTTCACCTTGCTAAGACAAATACAATGATCGTTTGTCCTGATACTTCTCCAAGAGGACTTGAGCTTCCTGGTGAGCATGATAGTTATGATTTTGGTTCAGGTGCTGGGTTTTACTTAAATGCGACTACAGATGGTTATAAAGATGATTATAAGATGTATGATTATATCGTTAATGAGTTTGTTCCATTACTAAAGGATGCCTTTGGAAATGCAAAGCTTTCGATTACTGGTCACTCAATGGGTGGGCACGGAGCACTTGTTATCGGCTTAAATAATCCTGAATTATTTCATGCTATCTCTGCGTTCTCTCCAATCGTAAATCCAACGCAAGTACCTTGGGGGCAAAAAGCCTTTACTGGGTATTTAGGCAATGATGAGAATTTATGGAAGCAGTACGATGCTTGTGAGTTGATCAAGAGTGGCAGGACTCATGCAAAGAAAATATTGATTGAGCAAGGACTTGCTGATGAATTCTTTGAAGAACAATTAAAGACAAAGAATTTTGAAGATATTTGTGCAGAGTTTAATCAAGAGCTAACGGTAAATTATCGCCAAGGATATGATCATAGCTACTATTTCATCGCCTCATTTATCGAGGATCATCTCAAACACTTAATTTCTTAA
- a CDS encoding MBL fold metallo-hydrolase → MEKMKLTFYGATSTVTGSKTFLHINGKNILIDSGMFQGGKDLSDLNQKLPDFDISKIDAIFLTHAHYDHSGYLPVLVKNGFKGKIYCTEVTKKIVEIILKDSANIQEYDFKERKIKEVLYGLDDVDETMTYFKVVEQGQWYGDDFRYIFEEAGHILGASSIIFDNGESKICFSGDVGRKDDLIHMAPHKETESDYLVIESTYGDRLHKKEDTQLVLKKHIKRIISTQGVLLIPAFAVARTQVIIYSLFELFEKYPDIDIPIYLDTPMGVRVTRLYMQMAEKLKVDSERFISAMKKVRFVEYSSDTKKLARAKKPFILISSSGMISGGKILKYMDMYAKHENNTVLITGFQGEGTIGRKLVDNEKEIYLLGHTMNVRAHVEKLESMSAHADRDELIDYIKKSGSNLKKVFVNHGEEPVVINFVKTIKESLGVEAINVEDGIDYILGE, encoded by the coding sequence ATGGAAAAAATGAAACTCACATTTTATGGCGCTACATCAACGGTAACTGGATCAAAAACTTTTCTACATATAAATGGTAAGAATATTCTCATCGATAGTGGAATGTTTCAGGGAGGAAAAGATTTAAGTGATTTAAATCAAAAACTTCCAGATTTTGATATTTCAAAAATTGATGCAATTTTTCTTACTCACGCTCACTATGACCACTCTGGCTACTTGCCTGTATTAGTTAAGAATGGCTTTAAGGGTAAAATATATTGTACTGAAGTAACAAAGAAGATTGTCGAAATAATCTTAAAAGATTCTGCAAATATTCAAGAGTACGATTTTAAAGAAAGGAAAATAAAAGAAGTTCTCTATGGCCTTGATGATGTAGATGAAACAATGACATATTTTAAAGTTGTAGAACAAGGTCAATGGTACGGAGACGACTTTCGTTATATTTTTGAAGAAGCAGGTCATATTTTAGGTGCTTCTAGTATTATCTTTGATAATGGAGAGTCCAAAATCTGTTTTTCAGGAGACGTTGGCCGTAAGGATGATCTTATTCACATGGCGCCTCATAAAGAAACAGAATCAGACTATCTTGTGATTGAATCAACTTATGGAGATCGCCTTCATAAGAAAGAAGATACTCAATTAGTACTTAAAAAACATATTAAGAGAATAATATCTACTCAAGGTGTACTTCTTATTCCTGCTTTTGCGGTTGCACGAACTCAAGTTATTATCTACTCACTATTTGAACTTTTCGAGAAGTATCCGGATATAGATATTCCAATTTATCTGGATACTCCAATGGGAGTTCGTGTAACAAGGCTATATATGCAAATGGCCGAAAAGTTAAAAGTTGATTCTGAGCGATTTATCTCTGCAATGAAAAAAGTACGATTTGTTGAATATAGTAGCGATACAAAGAAACTAGCTCGCGCTAAGAAGCCATTTATTCTAATAAGTTCCTCAGGAATGATAAGTGGTGGGAAGATTCTTAAGTATATGGATATGTACGCAAAACATGAGAATAATACAGTTCTAATAACTGGCTTTCAAGGTGAGGGGACGATCGGTCGAAAGTTAGTTGATAATGAAAAAGAAATCTATCTTCTTGGGCATACGATGAATGTCAGGGCCCATGTCGAAAAATTAGAGTCAATGTCGGCCCATGCTGATCGTGATGAATTGATTGATTATATTAAAAAATCAGGTTCAAACTTAAAAAAGGTTTTCGTTAATCACGGAGAAGAGCCAGTCGTCATTAACTTTGTAAAGACTATAAAAGAGAGCTTGGGTGTAGAGGCGATCAATGTTGAAGATGGCATTGATTATATTTTGGGGGAATAA